Genomic segment of Corticium candelabrum unplaced genomic scaffold, ooCorCand1.1 SCAFFOLD_87, whole genome shotgun sequence:
CCCTTGCTGTCAATCCGATGTCCTAAATACTGTATCTCCTTTTTCAAGAAGGAACACTTCTGTCTTTTCAACCGAATTCTTGCTCCTGCCAATCGGCCCAACACAGCTTCTAAGTTCCTTAGATGTTCCTTCTGTGATCGACCCGTGATGAGAATATCATCTAGGTAGACCACTGTTCCTGGAATTCCCTGCAACAGACAATCCATTATCCTCTGGAAGATCGCTGGTGCAGCTGCTACTCCAAACGGCAGCCTGTTATACTGAAACAATCCCAAGTGGGTGTTAATGACCAGGTATTGCTTGGACTGTTCTTCCAGTTTCACTTGTTGATATGCATGACTAAGATCGAGCTTTGTAAATGTCTGTCCCCCAGCCAACGAAGCAAAAATGTCTTCCACTCTTGGTAATGGGTACTTCTCAGTCTCTGCCACCTGGTTAACCGTGAGTCGATAATCACCACAGATCCTAATGGAGCCGTCAGCTTTCAATATGGGGACAATGGGAGCCGCCCAGTTGGCAAATCGAACCGGTTCAATTATGCCCTCAGCTTCTAGTCGCTTTAGCTCATGTTCTACCTTCGCCCGGTAGGCATATGGTACTGGTCTCGGCTTGAAAAATCGCGCTGCACTGCCCTCTTTCACTTTGACAGCAGCCATCGTTCCTTTCAACTCACCAATCCCTTCTTCAAACACACCATCAAACCTCTTCAGCAACTCTGTGCAGGACGTCTCTGTACCAATCGACTTGATGTGTCCCTTCTGTAACATTTCATGCCATGGTAATACGAGTGACTTCATCCAGTTCCTTCCCAGTAGATTGGGTCCATCATTACGCACCACTATTAGTGGTAGCGTTGCAATCTGATTTTGAGTCCGCACTCGGACATCCAGCTCTCCCAACACTGTCAATGGTTCCCCAGAGTAAGTATGCAACCTCACTTGTGGTCGTCGTAAACCAGGCAACTCTTGCCTCTTCCACAGTTTCTTGTAAGTGCTCTCACTTACAATTGACACTGATGCTCCAGTATCAACTTCCATCTGTACTGCTTTCTTGTTGATATGAACCGTCACTGCTAGTGGTTCATTCTGACACTCCTTACCCACAAcgtatactgtatacattccTTCAACTCCATCATCGCTTTGCCCTTCTTCCACTGCTTGTTGGGCTTTGGGTGTAAGAGGTGTGGTTTCAACTCGATGTGTTTTCGTCACAGGAGATTGGGCAGCTATTTCATTCCTTGCCTGGCCTGGCTGTCGCTGGCCTCGACATGCTCGAGCGAGGTGTCCAACCTTCTTGCACTTATGGCACTGCATCCTCTGAGCATAACAACTGTTTGGTGGGTGGAATCCAAGGCACCGGAAACACTTCATCTTAGGTAGACTGGGCTTGGTTTCCTGCATTTTGTGTACCTCTCCTTCTACGCTGTCACCAGTCGGTCTCTGAATCTCCTCTGCATTCAGTGCAGCTGTCTCCATCGCTCTGGCTAAACTCAGTGCTTTGTCAAACGTGAGTTCCTTTTCTTGCAGCAGTCTCCGTTGGATCCTCCCATCACTCACTCCGCACACCAACCCGTCCCTTAGCATGTCAGCTAGTGTGTCTCCAAAGTCACAATCCGTGGAAAAACGGCGCAGTTCAGCCATAAACTGCACTACTGATTCCCCTG
This window contains:
- the LOC134197938 gene encoding uncharacterized protein K02A2.6-like; protein product: MSTVVGAVGPFEGNQEEWMHYVERVKFFCVANGITDTERKKAVLLSVCGVQTYKLIRNLLAPGKPEDAECDDIVAKVKDHVNPKPSTVVQRFRFNSRSQKPGESVVQFMAELRRFSTDCDFGDTLADMLRDGLVCGVSDGRIQRRLLQEKELTFDKALSLARAMETAALNAEEIQRPTGDSVEGEVHKMQETKPSLPKMKCFRCLGFHPPNSCYAQRMQCHKCKKVGHLARACRGQRQPGQARNEIAAQSPVTKTHRVETTPLTPKAQQAVEEGQSDDGVEGMYTVYVVGKECQNEPLAVTVHINKKAVQMEVDTGASVSIVSESTYKKLWKRQELPGLRRPQVRLHTYSGEPLTVLGELDVRVRTQNQIATLPLIVVRNDGPNLLGRNWMKSLVLPWHEMLQKGHIKSIGTETSCTELLKRFDGVFEEGIGELKGTMAAVKVKEGSAARFFKPRPVPYAYRAKVEHELKRLEAEGIIEPVRFANWAAPIVPILKADGSIRICGDYRLTVNQVAETEKYPLPRVEDIFASLAGGQTFTKLDLSHAYQQVKLEEQSKQYLVINTHLGLFQYNRLPFGVAAAPAIFQRIMDCLLQGIPGTVVYLDDILITGRSQKEHLRNLEAVLGRLAGARIRLKRQKCSFLKKEI